A genomic stretch from Pseudomonas sp. MUP55 includes:
- a CDS encoding EscU/YscU/HrcU family type III secretion system export apparatus switch protein, with the protein MKNPDTPRQAIALKYDGQQAPTLTAKGDEALAEAILKLARENEVPIYENAELVKLLARMELGDSIPEELYRTIAEIIAFAWTLKGKFPVGYDPNARPVERDVTDQGEDY; encoded by the coding sequence ATGAAGAACCCTGACACCCCCCGCCAGGCGATCGCCCTCAAGTACGATGGCCAGCAAGCGCCGACCCTGACCGCCAAGGGCGATGAAGCCCTGGCTGAAGCGATCCTCAAGCTGGCCCGGGAAAATGAAGTGCCCATCTATGAAAACGCCGAGCTGGTGAAGCTGCTGGCGCGCATGGAACTGGGGGACAGCATTCCCGAGGAGTTGTACCGCACCATTGCCGAAATCATCGCGTTTGCCTGGACATTGAAGGGCAAGTTTCCGGTGGGGTATGACCCGAACGCGCGGCCGGTCGAGCGGGATGTGACAGATCAAGGCGAGGATTACTGA
- a CDS encoding flagellar hook-length control protein FliK, with the protein MTGEINLPSLPPAATPGPAPLPAAAELLKLLEPQTGLIAPGKTVNAEVIALKQGGDAFQLLLKLTLEGGRQTLVQASSLQPLPLGSNVAVGQTPAGNLTLSLQQALSANIAALTRIDTTQMPVGTLLQAKVLTTQMLPQGTAQPAVYRSLVSVLNTAMASTTLTVESPQPLRVGSLLSAVVQDAQTLSFVPLSGLKDQLEVAQQLSTQQSRQGSLDAVFTSLQNLPRGDSTSADLRAAAERLLAALPDLAQVSNPKVLAQLVQNSGAFLEAKLLVGQNPQIPPLDMKGALLRLVADLLPALPASTNLNAILAANTLAQVLPNFVRSPLGTLGQVGARQAPASFPLPERLMAKLEGEGDLENLLRLAAGAISRLQSHQLSSLEQTGTTADGRLQTTWQLEIPMRSLQDIVPLQVKFQREEPPSDKEQPERNERKDPKQMLWRVELAFDMEPLGPLQVQAQLTQGKLSSQLWATRAFTASLIENHLGSLRERLVASGLNVGDLDCHLGTPPRGPKTGLEQRWVDETA; encoded by the coding sequence ATGACCGGTGAGATCAACCTACCTTCCCTGCCCCCCGCCGCGACCCCGGGCCCTGCCCCGCTGCCGGCAGCCGCAGAGCTGCTCAAGCTGCTGGAGCCGCAGACCGGGTTGATCGCGCCCGGAAAAACCGTAAACGCCGAAGTAATCGCGCTTAAACAAGGCGGCGACGCGTTTCAACTGTTGTTGAAGTTGACCCTCGAAGGCGGTCGCCAGACATTGGTGCAAGCCAGCAGCCTCCAGCCATTGCCGCTGGGCAGTAACGTGGCCGTGGGCCAGACGCCGGCGGGCAACCTGACCCTTTCGCTGCAGCAAGCGTTGAGTGCCAATATCGCCGCCCTTACCCGCATCGACACCACGCAGATGCCGGTGGGTACGCTGCTGCAAGCCAAAGTACTGACCACCCAGATGTTGCCCCAGGGCACCGCGCAGCCGGCGGTCTACCGCTCGCTGGTGAGCGTGCTCAATACCGCCATGGCCAGCACCACCCTCACCGTCGAAAGCCCTCAGCCACTAAGGGTCGGCAGCTTGCTCAGCGCGGTGGTGCAAGACGCGCAGACGCTGAGTTTTGTGCCGTTGAGCGGGCTGAAGGACCAACTGGAGGTCGCGCAGCAGCTCTCGACCCAGCAGAGTCGCCAAGGCTCGCTGGATGCGGTGTTTACCTCCTTGCAAAACCTGCCCCGCGGCGACAGCACCTCCGCCGACCTGCGCGCGGCGGCCGAACGTTTACTGGCGGCTTTGCCCGACCTCGCGCAGGTCAGCAACCCCAAGGTGTTGGCGCAGCTGGTGCAGAACAGCGGGGCTTTCCTGGAAGCCAAATTACTCGTCGGACAGAACCCGCAAATACCACCGCTGGACATGAAGGGCGCGCTGTTGCGCCTGGTCGCGGATTTATTGCCTGCCCTGCCCGCCAGCACCAATCTGAATGCCATCCTCGCGGCCAATACGCTGGCCCAGGTATTGCCCAATTTTGTACGCAGCCCACTGGGCACGCTCGGCCAGGTCGGTGCGCGTCAGGCGCCCGCCAGTTTTCCGTTGCCCGAGCGGCTGATGGCCAAACTGGAAGGCGAAGGCGACCTGGAAAACCTGCTGCGCCTGGCCGCCGGGGCAATTTCCCGGTTACAGAGCCACCAACTGTCGAGCCTGGAACAGACCGGCACCACCGCCGATGGCCGCCTGCAAACCACCTGGCAACTGGAAATCCCCATGCGCAGCCTGCAGGACATCGTCCCGCTGCAGGTGAAGTTCCAGCGCGAAGAACCACCCTCCGATAAGGAGCAGCCCGAACGCAACGAACGTAAAGACCCCAAGCAAATGCTCTGGCGCGTCGAGCTGGCCTTCGACATGGAGCCATTGGGACCCTTGCAGGTCCAGGCGCAGCTGACGCAAGGCAAGCTCTCCAGCCAGCTGTGGGCCACCCGCGCTTTCACCGCCAGCCTGATCGAAAACCACTTGGGTAGCCTGCGCGAGCGCTTGGTGGCCTCGGGCCTCAATGTCGGCGACCTGGATTGCCACCTCGGCACCCCGCCTCGCGGGCCAAAAACCGGACTGGAACAACGCTGGGTGGATGAAACCGCATGA
- the ccmA gene encoding cytochrome c biogenesis heme-transporting ATPase CcmA, whose product MTSPLLEAVALACERDLRLLFEHLELRLAGGDMVQVSGPNGSGKTSLLRLLAGLMQPTAGEVRLNGKPLHEQRTELARNLIWIGHAAGIKDVLTAEENLIWLSALHQPASRDAIWQALAAVGLKGFEDVSCHTLSAGQQRRVALARLYLPGPPLWILDEPFTALDKQGVAQLEDHLARHCEQGGLVVLTTHHTLTRRPAGYRELDLARWSA is encoded by the coding sequence TTGACCAGCCCTCTTCTTGAAGCCGTAGCGCTTGCCTGTGAACGCGACCTGCGCCTGCTGTTCGAACATCTCGAACTGCGCCTGGCGGGTGGCGACATGGTGCAAGTCAGCGGCCCCAACGGCAGTGGCAAGACCAGCCTGCTACGCTTGCTGGCCGGGCTGATGCAGCCGACGGCGGGCGAGGTTCGGCTTAACGGCAAGCCCCTGCATGAACAGCGCACCGAGTTGGCCCGCAACCTGATCTGGATCGGCCACGCCGCCGGGATCAAGGACGTACTCACCGCCGAAGAAAATCTCATCTGGCTCAGCGCCCTGCACCAGCCCGCTTCCCGCGACGCGATCTGGCAGGCCCTGGCCGCGGTCGGCCTCAAGGGTTTCGAAGACGTGTCCTGTCACACCCTGTCCGCCGGCCAGCAACGCCGCGTCGCGCTGGCGCGCCTGTATTTGCCCGGCCCGCCGCTGTGGATTCTCGACGAACCGTTCACCGCCCTCGACAAGCAAGGCGTGGCCCAATTGGAAGACCATCTGGCCCGGCATTGTGAGCAGGGTGGCCTTGTGGTGCTCACCACCCACCACACCCTGACACGCAGGCCCGCCGGTTACCGTGAGCTGGATTTGGCGCGGTGGTCGGCATGA
- the ccmB gene encoding heme exporter protein CcmB, translated as MNVFALLVAREARLLCRRPAELANPLVFFAIVIALFPLAVGPETKLLQTLSPGLVWVAALLSVLLSLDGLFRSDFEDGSLEQWVLSSHPLPLLVLAKVLAHWTFSGLALVLLSPLLALMLGLPVECLPVLLVSLLLGTPVLSLLGAVGAALTVGLKRGGLLLALLILPLYIPVLILGSGALQAALMGMPATGYLLWLGSLAALAVTLTPFAIAAGLKISVGE; from the coding sequence ATGAATGTGTTTGCCCTGTTGGTCGCCCGCGAAGCACGGTTGTTGTGCCGTCGCCCGGCCGAACTGGCCAACCCCCTGGTGTTCTTCGCCATCGTGATTGCCCTGTTCCCGTTGGCGGTCGGCCCCGAGACTAAACTGTTGCAAACCTTGTCCCCAGGACTGGTATGGGTCGCGGCGCTTTTGTCCGTGCTGCTCTCGCTGGACGGACTGTTTCGCAGTGATTTCGAAGACGGTTCCCTGGAACAATGGGTCCTTTCGTCGCACCCTCTGCCCCTTCTGGTACTGGCCAAGGTGCTGGCACACTGGACGTTTTCCGGCCTCGCGCTGGTCTTGCTTTCGCCGCTGCTGGCGCTGATGCTGGGTTTGCCGGTTGAATGCCTGCCGGTGTTGCTTGTGTCCTTGTTGCTCGGTACGCCGGTGCTCAGCCTGTTGGGGGCGGTGGGCGCAGCGTTGACCGTCGGTTTGAAGCGCGGTGGCCTGTTGTTGGCCCTGCTGATTCTGCCTTTGTACATCCCGGTTCTGATCCTCGGCAGCGGTGCTTTGCAGGCTGCGCTGATGGGCATGCCGGCGACTGGTTACCTCTTGTGGCTTGGCAGCCTGGCCGCCCTGGCGGTAACCCTGACACCCTTTGCCATAGCGGCCGGCCTGAAGATCAGCGTCGGCGAATAA